Genomic DNA from Hyperolius riggenbachi isolate aHypRig1 chromosome 10, aHypRig1.pri, whole genome shotgun sequence:
TGAAAGCAATGAGTTCAGTCTGGTGTTCCGTGTGCTCCAGCAGCCAGATTGAACACCTCACTTTTAGCAAGCGTCTGGATGACATTGTTATGGCCCAAATGAAGCTTTAAATAAATTCAATAGTATTCCCTGAAGAAGACACTGCAAGCTCTGGAAACGTTGTTTGATGTCATCTGCATGAATAAAAGTTGAAAACTTAGAAAGGAAGTGCTAGCCTTGTTTGTAATAGTTTATGGACTGTGTTGGGGTGCAGTCAGTCACCCCCATTTGGGTTTTGTACAATCATATACCAGGGGAGTGGCAGATATCCACTGTACTTGACTCCTGAAGGAAGGTGATGGAAGATggagcgggtgggggggggggggggggggtcagtggccATCTTGTTGGCTCTTTTTGCATCAGCTGTTGTGGAGCTCCAGTAGGGAGGGGAAGTTGCTGCCAGTGATCCTGTATGCTGATTGGATAATGAGCTGCAGACCCTTTTCCTGTATTGAGCCAAACTGGACTGTTACTGAAAATGTGAGGGCAATTATTTATGTTATGCCAGTACCAGCAAGAACTGCACTCCCATTGGTTGCACTGCTAAAATGTCATGAGGGAGGTGTAATaattcctgtcactaactgtccctcctcTGAGAATGGTCAGACTAGTTGGGGCTGAAAGAAAGGCTGTGGTGTAGAACAAGGCACATATAGGAGCATACTATCTTCTATGATAACCTTCACTCTATTACAATATAGACATAAAGTTGTTTCCATAAAAAAAGCTACATTTATTACATTTCAGAAAATGGTAACAGCACATTCAGAAGAATAATTTATGAGATAATTATGTAAAAGCATAAGACAGAGTGATCAGGTGACAGCTGTGCATACTGACCGGAACAGAAGGACAGCGTAATAATGGACAAGACCTGTGGAGCTACTGGGCTTATTTATACACTAAATCCTAGCTGGCATATTTTCAATTACCCATAATCCACCTGTGAGTCACATGAGTCCATCACAGTAACAGATCAGACGAGGTCAGCAGCTGCAGAGTTATTCTCACAGTTACTCCAGTTCATGAGAAAGCTGTGTACACGGCCATGAGGCCTAAAGGCAAACACTTTCACTGTCTATTACTATACAATAACAGCACATCTATTTGTAATTACTTTTTAAAAAGAATATGACAGCTTGATAATATATAATACTAGAAGACCcaggcccgtttaaaaacgggctctagggtctgtgtttctcgccaccgcccgccgcatgtactgcgcagacgcacgcGCACACCCACCACAtgcctccctggccccgtccctgtcctcctgtctctgtggggctgggtctgtgctgcgcacatgcgcagtagcaaaaagcacagacccagctacacagggacagcgtgacgcagggacaccGGGGTTTTATTTTAGAGGATTCCTATTGAAATTATGTCCATTTACACACTCAACACTTGTGGTGGAAACACAGAATGTGTGTATAACTTATTACAGACCCACTGTGTAGTCATATTACACCCCTATTATTTCTCACATTCCCTTGTTTAGCCAATCCTAGTTCCAattcctttttttaaaataaataatttccCCTATTATCTTTCCTGCATCTATGCACAGAATGTATAGGAGCCTCACACTACATGCACGTGGTAACatcacacaaagggcttgattcacaaagctttgatAAATGCTATCACGGCCTTAGCGCGCGGGTTTGCGTGCGTAATAGTAAAGGATTGCGCGCATTAACTTTCCTGTTCACGAGCTAACATATGGGTTAGCGCATGAACGGGGAAAGTTAATGCGCGCAATCCTGTACGCCCGCTAACCCGCACTCTAAGTTTATCACGGCCGTGATAGCATTTATCAAAGCTTTATGAATCGAGCCGAAAGTCTGTACAAATTCACTGCAATGTGTGTGGCTTGCACAGCAGCCTCTGTTAGCAGACAGACAGTCTGGCTACAGTTATGATGCGATTCATCTCCATTACTGGAGTGATGCAGAATGAAGGGAACATTGTAGAGGATACACAGTTCCTTCCATGCAAAGATGGCTCATCCACAAGTCATGCTAGGGACATGCCTAGAGCCTAGCTTCCATCTCCTCTCAGCCCCTGTGCCCACCCATCTTTACGACAAAGAAAAGGCGAGAGCCAAAGCAGATGCCTTGcagagggccacatttcaccacaaTCCATCTGGCTCCATGACTGGCTTCAGTGTTACATTTATTTGATCTGGAATGGCTATTTTGTCCCATGGAGTAAGCATTCTACCCGAGTTATAACTTGTTTCCACCCCTTCCTACCTCATTGTGCCCGTCCTCTCCTCCTTGTGCCCGCCCCTTCCTTCCAGACTGTGCCGCCCCTTCCTACCTCACTGTGCCCGTCCTCTCCTCCTTGTGCCTGCCCCTTCCTTCCATACTGTGCCCACCCCTTCCTCCCTCACTGTGCCCATCCTCTTCTTGTGCCCGCCCCTTCCTTCCATAATGTGCCCACCCCTTCCTCCCTCACTGTGCCCGTCCTCTCCTCCTTGTGCCCGCCCCTTCCTCCCTCAGTGTGCCCATCCTCTTCTtgtgccccccccttccttccataCTGTGCTCACCCCTTCCTTCCTCACTGTGCCCATCCTCTCCTCCTTGTGCCCGCTCCTTCCTTCCATACTGTGCCCGCCCCTTCCTCCCTCACTGTGCCCATCCTCTCCTTGTGCCCACCCCTTCCTTCCATACTGTGCCCACCCCTTCCTCCCTCACTGTGCGCGTCCTCTCCTCCTTGTGCCTGCCCCTTCCTTCCATACTGTGCCCGCCCCTTCCTCCCTCACTGCGCCCATCTTTTCCTCCTTGTGCCTGCCCCTTCCTTCCATAGTGTGCCTACCCTCTCACTGTGTCCACCCTCTCCTGCCTGTGCCCGCTCCTTCCTTCCATACTGTGCCTATCCCTTCCTTCCTTACTGTGCCCGTCCTCTTCTTCCTCACTGTGCCCGCCCCTTCCCCCCTGTGCCCCCACTGTCACCCCAGCTGGTCATATGATTCTGGTGATGGCACTATTGATGTGGCTACATGAGCAATGGGTCACCCTAGAAGTCATCTGCTCTCCCACAAGTCCACTCTCCATCATTGTGGCAAGGCAGCTAGCTGGGGTCAGGATGACAATAGGGTTAGGTATAGAGAAACAGGGCAGCTAATGCCTAAGATAAAAATGTGTAGCCACTATACTGGTCCATTATTTACTCCCTAAAGCCTCTATCATCTAACCTAGTAAATAATGAATGCAATTGTTGAATTTCTCCCAATTATCATGTCAATCAAGATTCATGATCTCGCTGATGGTTTATTAGTTGTCGTTTCTCTATAAAGCTTTTCCCCCACTCTGCACAACCAGCTGCTCACCTGTGTGTTTTCTCACATGTATAACTAGGCTccttttctgtgcaaaacatttcccacactctgtacaaGTAAAGGATTCTTCAACCGTGTGACTTCTTTGGTGTGCAGTAAGATGAACTTTTGTtgagaaacatttcccacactctgagcatgaaaaaagacgctctcctgtgtgagctTTCTGGTGACTTTTGAGCCTATCCTCTTCATAGAAGCGTTTCCCACACTCCAAACATGCAAATGGACGATCAGCTGCATGAATTATTTTGTGTCTCATCATGTCTTTTTTTGTACAGAacgatttcccacactctgagcatgtaAAAGGAtgctcacctgtgtgaattctacgGTGAACATGAAGATTACCTTTCTGGgagaaacctttcccacactctggacatgaaaaTGGCCACTCACCTGTGTGACTTGTCTGGTGTCTAAGAAGATCTACTTTCGTACCAAAACTTTCACTACACTTGGTGCATGTAAAaggacgctcacctgtgtgaattctacaGTGAACATGAAGATGTCCTTTCTGGgagaaacctttcccacactctggacataaaAATGGCCACTCACCTGTGTGACTTGTCTGGTGTCTAAGAAGGTCTATTTTCCTACCAAAACCTTTCCTACACTCTGTACAAGTAAAAGGtcgctcacctgtgtgaattctaagGTGAGCATTAAGATGTCCTTTCCGGGAGAAACGtttcccacacactgaacatGAAAATGGTCGCTCACCTGTGTGAATCATCTGATGATTAAGAAAATCTCTTTTTCGTacaaaacatttaccacactctgaacatgagaaCCGATAttctcctgtgtgaattctctggtgtaTAACAAGGTCTCCTTTActatcaaaacatttcccacactctgagcatgggAAAGGGTGCTCACCTGTATGACTTCTCTGGTGACGATCTAGGCTTGCTTtatgagcaaaacatttcccacactctgaacacgagaatgggtgctcccctgtgtgacttctctggtgagTAATTAGGATTGCTTTCTGAGaaaaacacttcccacactctgaacatgaaaaaggccgctcacctgtgtgagttgTCTGATGTCTAAGAAGAACGCCTTTCCTacaaaaacttttcccacactctgaacatgaaaaaggtcgCTCCCCTGTGTGACTTTTCTGGTGTCTAAGAACGCTTGCTTTATAattaaaacttttcccacactctgaacatgaaaaaggccgaTCGTCCGTGTGACTTTTCTGGTGTCTAAGAACGCTTGCTTTATAATTAAAacctttcccacattctgaacatgagtaAGGATGGATGTCTGTATGATGTGTCTGATGTGACATCGGCGCTGTATTCCTTGGATGAAGATGTCCCTCTGAAAAGTTCCCAAAATCGTGTCCATCTGTTGGGAGatgatttttattatatttaccaGTTCTACATTCAGAGGTCATTTATATACGGTATTAGTTGAAAAGGGCTCCACCATAGACAATGTAATTTGCAGTGATTAGTGGCTATAAGCGGTGAACAGGGCTCCCGTTGTTTTATATCAGCTATATCAGCAGAATTAGCCTGGAGGAAACAGCGCACACCACGTGGAGTGTGTAACCATTGCAGGGGAGACATGTGtgatgtgtgtagcgtgtgtagtGTATGCTGCGTGaagtgtatgctgtgtgtgtgtgtaatgtatacGGTGTATGTGATGTCTGTAATGTATGctgtgtatgtgatgtgtgtagcGTATGATGCGTGATGTGTGaagtgtatgctgtgtgtgtgtgtgtaatgtatactgtgtgtgcgATGTCTGTAATGTATGctgtgtatgtgatgtgtgtagcGTATGCTGCGTGATGTGTGaagtgtatgctgtgtgtgtaatgtatactgtgtgtgcgATGTCTGTAATGTATGctgtgtatgtgatgtgtgtagcGTATGCTGCGTGATGTGTGaagtgtatgctgtgtgtgtgtaatgtatactgtgtgtgcgATGTCTGTAATGTATGctgtgtatgtgatgtgtgtagcATATGCTGCGTGATGTGTGaagtgtatgctgtgtgtgtaatgtatacggtgtgtgtgatgtctgtgaTGCATGCTGTTTATGTGATGTGTGTATCGTATGCTGCGTGATGTGTGaagtgtatgctgtgtgtgtgtgtgtgtgtgtgtaatgtatacAGTGTTTGCGATGTCTgtaatgtatactgtgtgtgatgtgtgtagtgtatgctgcatcatgtgtgaagtgtatgctgtgtgtgatgtctgtaatgtactgtatactgtgtatGTGATGTCTGTAATGTATACTGTGTATGTGATGTCTgtaatgtatactgtgtgtgtgatgtctgtaatgtatactgtgtgtgtgatgtctgtaATGTATACTGTGTATGTGATGTCTgtaatgtatactgtgtgtgtgatgtctgtaatgtatactgtgtgtgtgatgtctgtaatgtatactgtgtgtgtgatgtctgtaatgtatactgtgtgtgtgatgtctgtaatgtatactgtgtgtgtgatgtctgtaatgtatactgtgtgtgtgatgtctgtaatgtatactgtgtgtgtgtgtgatgtctgtaatgtatactgtgtatgtaatgtctgtaatgtatactgtgtgtgtgatgtctgtaATGTATActatgtgtgtgatgtctgtaatgtatactgtgtgtgtgatgtctgtaatgtatactgtgtgtgtgatgtctgtaatgtatactgtgtgtgtgatgtctgtaatgtatactgtgtgtgtgatgtctgtaatgtatactgtgtgtgtgatgtctgtaatgtatactgtgtgtgtgatgtctgtaatgtatactgtgtgtgtgatgtctgtaatgtatactgtgtgtgtgatgtctgtaatgtatactgtgtgtgtgatgcctgtaatgtatactgtgtgtgtgatgcctgtaatgtatactgtgtgtgtgatgtctgtaatgtatactgtgtgtgtgatgtctgtaatgtatactgtgtgtgtgatgtctgtaatgtatactgtgtgtgtgatgtctgtaatgtatactgtgtgtgtgtgatgtctgtaATGTATACTGTGTATGTGATGTCTgtaatgtatactgtgtgtgtgatgtctgtaatgtatactgtgtgtgtgatgtctgtaATGTATACTGTGTATGTGATGTCTGTAATGTATACTGTGTATGTGATGTCTGTAATGTATACTGTGTATGTGATGTCTGTAATGTATACTGTGTATGTGATGTCTGTAATGTATACTGTGTATGTGATGTCtgtaatatatactgtgtatgtgaTGTCTGTAATGTATACTGTGTATGTGATGTCTGTAATGTATACTGTGTATGTGATGTCTGTAATGTATACTGTGTATGTGATGTCTGTAATGTATACTGTGTATGTGATGTCTGTAATGTATACTGTGTATGTGATGTCTGTAATGTATACTGTGTATGTGATGTCTgtaatgtatactgtgtgtgtgatgtctgtaATGTATACTGTGTATGTGATGTCTgtaatgtatactgtgtgtgtgatgtgtgtagtgtatgcTGCGTGATGTGTGaagtgtatgctgtgtgtgtgtgtgtaatgtatactgtgtgtgatgtctgtaatgtatgctgtgtgtgtgtgtgatgtgtttaaccccttactgcaccaggtgcagtataattaTGTCCTGGGAAATTTCACCTGAAGTCCCTTGGGCGTAAATATGTGTCTATTGTCGGGGAATGGCTGCCGATCGCTACCACGCGTGTACTCGTCACCACACATTAGAGGGcggtgcagttcccattcattgagtcCCCGTGTCactgatcgccggcatcaatgagattctGCGATCATTTGTAAATTCTGAAGTAACgtgtccatgcattacttcctgttagcgtacttacagtacgctaacaggaaataatgtgtggggacatcttgtggccaaatagtaaaattacacctacatacatttattttaataaaaaggccCATATATacgtttaaaattaactccttccctcccacactctcccatagtagccaaatacatttttttgcattaaaaaaaatgcgtgtcaagagggtatattactgttattttttttaatttatgggcttgtaattagtgacggatgctaaattgaaaaaatgcacctttatttccaaataaaatattggtgccatacattgtactagggaaatatttttaatgttgcaataacttggacaaatgggcaaataacattTGAGGGGTTTTATCCAcaatagcatgttttattttaaaactataatggctgaaaactgagaaataattacatttttattgttttccccttcttattcccattaaattgcctttaaaataaaataagtttttgaataatgtaccatccaaagaaagcctaatttggttgtgaaaaaaacaagagatcatttgtttgtgattagtagtgattatgttattggcaaaagaaagggaggagcgctgacaggtaaaaattgctctggtcataaaggggaaaaaacccttagtggtCAAGTGGCTAATGTATGGTGTGCGTATATATAAGgcatgctgtgtgtgtgatgtgtgtaatgtatgcTTCGTGTGTGATTtgtgtactgcatgctgtgtatgTGATGTGaatattgtagtgtgtgtgtgtgtgtaatgtatactgtctgtgtgatgtgtgtaaagtATATAGTGTAtgctatgagtgtgtgtgtgtataatgtatgctgtgtgtgtgggtaacgtatgctgtgtgtgtgtgtaatatatgccgtgtgtgtgatgtgtgtaacaTATGCTGTGTGGAATGTATTCTGTGCGATGTGTGTAAtttatgctgtgtgtgtgatgtgaatattgtagtgtgtgtgtgtaatgtatactgtctgtgtgatgtgtgtaaagtATATAGTGTAtgctatgagtgtgtgtgtgtgtgtataatgtatgctgtgtgtgtgggtaacgtatgctgtgtgtgtgtgtaatatatgccgtgtgtgtgatgtgtgtaacaTATGCTGTGTGGAATGTAGGCTGTGCGATGTGTgtaatgtatgctgtgtgtgtgatgtgaatattgtagtgtgtgtgatgtgaatattgtagtgtgtgtgtgtaatgtatactgtctgtgtgatgtgtgtaaagtATATAGTGTAtgctatgagtgtgtgtgtgtgtgtgtgtataatgtatgctgtgtgtgtgggtaacgtatgctgtgtgtgtgtgtaatatatgccgtgtgtgtgatgtgtgtaacaTATGCTGTGTGGAATGTATACTGTGCGATGTGTGTAATGTatgctgtgtgtctgtctgtgtgtgtgtgtataatatatgccatgggggggggggggggggttaaggttaggcgcaaAGGGggatttaagggttaggcaccaccggggggggggggtgttaaggttaggtccCATGGggggatttaaccacttccccaccctGGGTTTGTTCCCTTTAAGAACCCTTTTATCAACTTAATAAAACTTAGTAAAACAGTCCTTGCATGCATTAAAGTCCAGAAATCAACTTGAAACTCCAGTATATCTTCattaatatcttactccacaataTGGTTAACCAGAATGCCCTCACCAGATTTCCAGGCTAAATCTATGCAGATCAGCAAATTCACATGTGACTCAGCCAGCAATATGGTTCTCCTTCCACCAATCTCAGTCTTTCCATCAAACTCATACAGGgatagaaaatgcaaaaaaatgctcCGGGCGGAGCTTGGCAGCAGAGGAGACGCCGGGATCCATGTGGTGGAGTTTTGATATGCACATTTTTTAAGAaactttgtaagtgcactacttttacttTTTATGGAATAAAGACATTCTTACACTATGCCAGTATCTTCTTGAGTTGAAGGTATAAGAATTGGAATGTGACTGGAAACTCTGCAATAGTACAAACGCAttagctggtctgtgctgggtcagccaggaGATTTGGTGAGAGGCTTATATATCTGTCTCCATTCTATCTAATCTGTGGTGCTGGTTCACGCTAGTGGTTGGACGTGTGTGGGAGCACTGGAGGTGTGATTACAGCTAAAGATACTGCACTATTTTCTGGGCCACATGCGTATTTGCTGATCTGCGTAGATTCGCCTGGAAATCTGGTGACCGCATTCTGCTTATCCATATTGTGGAGTTAGATATTAATGAAGATATACTGGAGTTTCAAGTTGATTTCTGGACTTTAATGCATGCAAGGACTGTTTTACTAAGTTTTATAATAATTGGATGTTGAGCGCTAGACCATACTTTTTCATAATAGGATTTAAAGGGACATATACTGCTTTTCTGGCCATAGCGATCCATGAACTTGGAAGTGAATTGTGATATTGTTTTAATAAGCAGCGCACCCCTTTGCACAATTTTCATTGCCCTTTTATCAAcgaaatcacatttattaaacagCATCTCTTAttgtacagcatctcctcctcatttgttggtactatgatgttatgctgaggaatggagatgggcctttcatatggtgtacagtatctcctcctcatttgttggtgctatgatgttatactgaggaatggagatgggtctttcatatggtgtacagtatctcctcctcatttgttagtgctatgatgttatactgaggaatggagatggacatttcatatggtgtacagtatctcctcctcatttgttggtactatgatgttatacagaggaatggagatggacctttcatatggtgcacagtatctcctcctcatttgttggtactatgatgttatactgaggaatggagatgggcctttcatatggtgtacagcatctcctcctcatttgttggtactatgatgttatactgaggaatggagatgggcctttcatatggtgtacagcatctcctcctcatttgttggtactatgatgttatactgaggaatggagatggacctctcatatggtgtacagtatctcctcctcatttgttggtactatgatgttatacagaggaatggagatgggcctttcatatggtgcacagtatctcctcctcatttgttggtactatgatgttatactgaggaatggagatgggcctttcatatggtgtacagcatctcctcctcatttgttggtactatgatgttatactgaggactggagatgggcctttcatatggtgtacagtatctcctcctcatttgttggtactatgatgttatactgaggaatggagattggcctttcatatggtgtacagtatctcctcctaatatattggtgctatgatgttatactgaggaatggagatgggcctttcatatggtgtacagtatctcctcctcatgtgttggtgctatgatgttatactgaggaatggagattggcctttcatatggtgtacagcatctcctcctaatatgttggtgctatgatgttatactgaggaatggagatgggcctttcatatggtgtacagtatctcctcctcatttgttggtactatgatgttatactgaggaatgaagattggcctttcatatggtgtacaggatCTCCTCCTAATata
This window encodes:
- the LOC137535057 gene encoding zinc finger protein 605-like, producing MDHMTTSVRMEEDCSHMTERILNLTLEIICLLAGEEFPPVKSGDQVTITVPPPHVLVSDRNMKKILQVIQQITELLMGEIPIGCQDVPTFFSKEEWQYVEGEKDLSKDIMMENQTLLTSPDGSSNRNPPERCTGPLYSQECPQEDPTISPLYQSVEFSDLKTDTEESDVKFQQQVKMEGKLIKLIKKEEEEIFVRSDQQTMEEGDMMRTSKAEKEETMEAGNMMRTFKEEEEEAYVRSDQQSVEESDMRRTFKEEEEETYVRDIWLPTKEGEMLRTTNEGAYVTRDHQPTEDDNIQTIKENKCPLNISTDGHDFGNFSEGHLHPRNTAPMSHQTHHTDIHPYSCSECGKGFNYKASVLRHQKSHTDDRPFSCSECGKSFNYKASVLRHQKSHTGERPFSCSECGKSFCRKGVLLRHQTTHTGERPFSCSECGKCFSQKAILITHQRSHTGEHPFSCSECGKCFAHKASLDRHQRSHTGEHPFPCSECGKCFDSKGDLVIHQRIHTGEYRFSCSECGKCFVRKRDFLNHQMIHTGERPFSCSVCGKRFSRKGHLNAHLRIHTGERPFTCTECRKGFGRKIDLLRHQTSHTGEWPFLCPECGKGFSQKGHLHVHCRIHTGERPFTCTKCSESFGTKVDLLRHQTSHTGEWPFSCPECGKGFSQKGNLHVHRRIHTGEHPFTCSECGKSFCTKKDMMRHKIIHAADRPFACLECGKRFYEEDRLKSHQKAHTGERLFSCSECGKCFSTKVHLTAHQRSHTVEESFTCTECGKCFAQKRSLVIHVRKHTGEQLVVQSGGKAL